In Elephas maximus indicus isolate mEleMax1 chromosome 7, mEleMax1 primary haplotype, whole genome shotgun sequence, the following proteins share a genomic window:
- the LOC126080208 gene encoding olfactory receptor 5F1-like has product MTRKNHTSLTESILLGLADTLELQIILFLLFVVIYTLTVLGNVGMILLIRADSRLHTPMYFFMANLSFVDACYSSTITPKMLVDLLSEKKTISFAGCFLQMYFFIALATTECMLFGLMAYDRYVAICNPLLYSLIMSRRVCLKMAAEAFTAGLLNSMVNTSYVSSLPLCGSNIIHHFFYDSPPLFKLSCSDTLLNESIFSTFAGVNMFGTLLVILTSYCYILFPIFRMHSGEGRRKAFSTSASHLTAIILFYATSIYTYLCPRSSYSLSQDEVASVFYTVVIPMLNPLIYSLRNKEVKKALWNMTTRKRIPSFLMLPG; this is encoded by the coding sequence ATGACCAGAAAAAATCATACCTCACTGACCGAGTCCATCCTGCTGGGATTAGCAGACACCCTGGAGCTACAGATCATCCTCTTTTTGCTCTTTGTTGTGATTTACACACTCACAGTCCTGGGGAATGTGGGGATGATCCTGCTAATCAGGGCGGACTCTCGACTTCACACACCCATGTATTTCTTCATGGCTAACTTGTCCTTTGTGGATGCTTGCTACTCGTCCACCATCACCCCAAAGATGCTGGTAGATCTATTGTCTGAGAAGAAAACCATCTCCTTTGCTGGCTGCTTCCTGCAGATGTATTTCTTTATCGCCCTGGCAACAACTGAATGCATGCTGTTTGGgttaatggcctatgaccgctatgtggccatatgTAACCCACTCCTTTACTCCTTAATCATGTCCAGGAGAGTCTGCCTTAAAATGGCAGCTGAGGCCTTTACAGCAGGATTGCTGAACTCCATGGTTAACACAAGTTATGTAAGCAGCTTACCATTGTGTGGTTCCAATATCATCCATCACTTCTTCTATGACAGCCCCCCTCTTTTTAAGCTCTCTTGTTCTGACACACTCCTGAATGAAAGCATCTTTTCCACTTTTGCTGGTGTGAATATGTTTGGAACTCTGCTGGTCATCCTTACTTCCTACTGCTACATTCTCTTCCCCATCTTTCGTATGCATTCAGGGGAAGGGAGGCGCAAAGCATTCTCAACTTCTGCCTCCCACTTGACTGCTATAATTCTGTTCTATGCAACCTCCATCTATACTTATCTGTGTCCCAGGTCTAGTTACTCCCTGAGTCAGGATGAAGTGGCTTCTGTGTTCTACACAGTAGTGATCCCCATGCTGAATCCCCTGATCTACAGCCTCAGGAATAAGGAAGTAAAGAAGGCTTTGTGGAATATGACTACGAGGAAAAGAATCCCTTCATTTCTGATGCTGCCTGGTTAA